In one window of Paracoccus saliphilus DNA:
- the acpS gene encoding holo-ACP synthase, translating into MILGIGTDLANIDRIQGTLDRFGDRFRNRVFTETELAKAARRKDEAGTLAKRWAAKEACSKALGTGLAMGISWRDMAVSNLASGQPVMELTGWAADRLAQLTPSGHDSTVHVTLTDDHPWAQAFVVIEARPKTRPSA; encoded by the coding sequence ATGATTCTCGGTATTGGCACCGACCTCGCGAATATCGACCGGATCCAGGGCACGCTGGACCGCTTTGGCGACCGCTTCCGCAATCGCGTCTTTACCGAGACCGAACTCGCCAAGGCCGCCCGCCGCAAGGACGAGGCCGGAACCCTGGCCAAGCGATGGGCCGCGAAGGAGGCCTGCTCCAAGGCATTAGGCACCGGGTTGGCAATGGGGATCAGTTGGCGGGACATGGCGGTCAGCAATCTGGCAAGCGGTCAGCCGGTCATGGAACTCACCGGATGGGCAGCGGATCGGCTGGCGCAACTGACGCCTTCCGGCCATGATTCCACGGTCCATGTCACCCTGACCGACGATCACCCTTGGGCGCAGGCTTTCGTGGTGATCGAGGCAAGGCCCAAAACGCGCCCCTCGGCTTGA